A window of Bacillus toyonensis BCT-7112 genomic DNA:
AGTTTATCAAATTCACTAAAAGTACCACTGCAATCTAATACGATAGACAAAGTATCTTCTGATTTTCTCTTTACTACTTTAATCACACTATCATGTAGTGACATCTCATGTAGCTGAGCAACATGAGACGGAAGTTTTTTCTTAATGGAATTAAAATGTTTTAAGTATGATTGATCTAATTGTGCCATTCTTGCCTCATAATCTGCTGTCCACTCTAACAAAAGTTTCTTTAATTCATTAGGTAGATATACTGAATCAAACATGTTGTTATGAATGTATGGATGTAGTGTTTCAGGAAGATAGTGTAATAAATCTTCTTTCCTTTCTTCTACTTCGTCTTTCAAACTTTGTATATAATCGGGA
This region includes:
- a CDS encoding DUF4085 family protein produces the protein MKYFTKDWYKEMQISGFVHFIESIEEWKDIDPDYIQSLKDEVEERKEDLLHYLPETLHPYIHNNMFDSVYLPNELKKLLLEWTADYEARMAQLDQSYLKHFNSIKKKLPSHVAQLHEMSLHDSVIKVVKRKSEDTLSIVLDCSGTFSEFDKLEVTFIGVTKCSMPENFESAWWLYHEIALTEDGFELGVLFDCPFREVTIWAADVFLEKK